In Deltaproteobacteria bacterium, the following proteins share a genomic window:
- a CDS encoding universal stress protein, with product MVVGVDGSSYADKALEFAAQEAEFRGANLRVVSAWGLPIGMHAGATPAVNPSLITAFEELACQNVDRAISKARHLHPSLKVEGRVVMDQPVKAILDQSRDAILVVVGNRGLGGFASLLMGSVSQQTVHHAHCPVAVVRS from the coding sequence GTGGTCGTGGGCGTCGACGGCTCGTCGTACGCGGACAAGGCGCTCGAGTTCGCAGCCCAGGAAGCGGAGTTCCGGGGGGCGAACCTGCGGGTGGTGAGCGCCTGGGGACTGCCCATCGGAATGCACGCCGGGGCCACGCCCGCCGTCAATCCATCGCTCATCACGGCCTTCGAAGAGCTTGCTTGTCAGAACGTGGACCGGGCCATTTCCAAGGCACGTCACCTCCACCCGTCGCTGAAGGTCGAGGGACGCGTGGTCATGGACCAGCCCGTGAAAGCCATCCTGGACCAGTCACGCGACGCGATCCTCGTGGTCGTGGGGAACAGGGGACTCGGCGGATTCGCGAGCCTCCTCATGGGCTCCGTCAGCCAGCAGACCGTGCACCACGCGCATTGCCCTGTCGCCGTGGTTCGAAGTTGA
- a CDS encoding CBS domain-containing protein, with the protein MRIRELMTPLAETISPGALAEQAWRRLKNGRFHHLVVTERGRVVGVLSDQDLREVGASGRQRMTVEDLMTGKVVTANPTMPLEKAALLLKGRSIGCLPVVDKKELVGILTTTDLLQWIHSHGERPATGRAPKATRRTARWPRSTSQSRH; encoded by the coding sequence ATGCGGATCCGCGAACTGATGACCCCGCTTGCCGAGACGATCTCACCCGGAGCCTTGGCGGAGCAGGCCTGGCGGCGGCTCAAGAACGGCCGCTTTCACCACCTGGTTGTCACCGAGCGTGGCCGGGTGGTGGGTGTGCTCTCGGATCAGGATCTTCGTGAGGTCGGCGCCTCCGGCAGGCAGCGCATGACGGTCGAGGACTTGATGACGGGCAAGGTGGTGACGGCGAACCCCACCATGCCGCTCGAGAAGGCGGCGCTGCTTCTCAAGGGCCGCTCCATCGGGTGCCTACCCGTCGTCGACAAGAAGGAGCTGGTGGGCATCCTCACGACCACCGACCTTCTTCAGTGGATTCACTCGCACGGAGAGCGGCCCGCGACGGGCCGTGCACCCAAGGCGACCCGGCGCACCGCCCGGTGGCCGCGCTCCACCAGCCAGTCCCGGCACTGA
- a CDS encoding universal stress protein — protein sequence METIVVGVDGSECAHRALLFAAEEAVFRQAALRVVCAWTLPVSVNVAGGLGPLDSSVVTAFRDAARKTVDEAVAEVRRRQPHLEVVGRVVNDQPAKAIIDQARGATLAVVGSRGRGGFASLLLGSVSRETVEHAPCPVVVIRGSGHA from the coding sequence ATGGAAACCATTGTCGTCGGCGTGGACGGCTCAGAATGCGCGCACCGGGCACTGCTCTTCGCAGCCGAGGAGGCCGTGTTCCGCCAAGCGGCACTTCGCGTGGTCTGCGCCTGGACGCTGCCGGTCAGCGTGAACGTCGCGGGGGGCCTGGGGCCGCTCGATTCTTCGGTGGTGACCGCATTCCGTGACGCGGCCCGCAAGACGGTCGACGAAGCGGTGGCCGAGGTGCGCCGCAGACAGCCTCACCTCGAAGTCGTGGGACGTGTGGTGAACGATCAACCCGCCAAGGCGATCATCGACCAGGCGCGGGGAGCGACCCTCGCGGTGGTGGGAAGCCGCGGACGCGGCGGGTTCGCCAGCTTGCTCTTGGGTTCCGTGAGTCGGGAAACCGTGGAGCACGCGCCCTGCCCGGTCGTCGTCATCCGTGGGTCAGGGCACGCTTGA
- a CDS encoding glycosyltransferase has translation MESVLEVPIQPAPLERFVPIVGAARVAEAQEHARYLRETARDRTIWNVNSTAAGGGVAEMLRSLLAYARSTGVDVRWLVIRGGPEFFHITKRLHNALHGESGDGTPLGLDERAIYEATLAENTRDLLERINPRDVVLLHDPQTAGLVPVLQREGARVIWRSHVGTEKHNAQTELGWAFLEPYLRGVHSAVFSRAAYVPAWLEAQVDVIVPSIDPFSAKNYEMPEADIRSILAHVGLVQTAGAQPAPLFHRDDGTTAPLERCADVLSHGSPPPWDAPLVVQVSRWDELKDPLGVVRGFAQILDEGAPPDVHLIVAGPHVNAVADDPEGPKVFDAVVEGWRGLRDAHRGRVHLANLPMHDVEENAAIVNALQRHARVVVQKSIREGFGLTVTEAMWKSRPVVASAIGGIVDQIDDGVSGLLLRDPHDLMGFGKALLQLLGNPELAAQMGKRGHERVVERFLGVRHLMQYAAIIERLDALEERRPPPVAGATAH, from the coding sequence ATGGAGTCCGTGCTCGAGGTGCCCATCCAGCCGGCGCCGCTGGAGCGCTTCGTGCCCATCGTGGGGGCGGCGCGCGTGGCCGAGGCCCAGGAGCACGCGCGCTACCTGCGCGAGACCGCGCGCGACCGCACCATCTGGAACGTGAACAGCACCGCGGCCGGCGGAGGCGTGGCGGAGATGCTGCGCTCGCTGCTCGCCTATGCGCGCTCCACCGGCGTCGACGTGCGCTGGCTGGTGATCCGCGGCGGCCCCGAGTTCTTCCACATCACCAAGCGGCTGCACAACGCGCTGCACGGCGAGTCGGGCGATGGCACGCCGCTCGGGCTCGACGAGCGCGCCATCTACGAAGCCACGTTGGCCGAGAACACCCGAGACCTCCTCGAGCGCATCAACCCGCGCGACGTCGTCTTGCTCCACGATCCCCAGACGGCAGGGCTGGTGCCGGTGCTGCAGCGCGAGGGGGCGCGGGTGATCTGGCGCTCGCACGTGGGCACCGAAAAGCACAACGCGCAGACCGAGCTGGGCTGGGCGTTCCTGGAGCCATACCTGCGCGGCGTGCACTCGGCCGTGTTCTCGCGCGCGGCGTACGTGCCGGCCTGGCTGGAGGCGCAGGTGGACGTGATCGTGCCGTCCATCGATCCCTTCTCGGCCAAGAACTACGAGATGCCCGAGGCCGACATCCGCAGCATCCTGGCCCACGTGGGACTGGTGCAGACCGCGGGCGCCCAGCCCGCACCGCTCTTCCATCGCGATGACGGCACGACCGCGCCCCTCGAACGCTGCGCCGACGTCCTCTCCCACGGCTCGCCTCCACCCTGGGACGCTCCGCTCGTGGTGCAGGTGTCGCGCTGGGACGAGCTCAAGGATCCGCTGGGCGTGGTGCGCGGCTTTGCGCAGATCCTGGACGAGGGCGCGCCGCCCGACGTGCACCTCATCGTGGCGGGGCCGCACGTGAACGCGGTGGCCGACGACCCCGAAGGGCCAAAGGTGTTCGACGCCGTGGTCGAGGGCTGGCGAGGGCTCCGGGACGCCCACCGCGGCCGGGTGCACCTCGCCAACCTGCCCATGCACGACGTGGAGGAGAACGCCGCCATCGTGAACGCGCTGCAGCGTCACGCCCGCGTGGTGGTGCAGAAGAGCATCCGCGAAGGCTTCGGGCTCACCGTCACCGAGGCGATGTGGAAGTCGCGCCCGGTGGTGGCCAGCGCCATCGGCGGCATCGTGGATCAGATCGACGACGGCGTGAGCGGCCTGCTCTTGCGCGATCCGCACGACCTGATGGGCTTTGGCAAGGCCCTGCTCCAGCTGCTCGGCAACCCGGAGCTCGCCGCGCAGATGGGCAAGCGCGGGCATGAGCGGGTGGTGGAGCGCTTTCTGGGGGTGCGCCACCTGATGCAGTACGCGGCGATCATCGAGCGCCTCGACGCGCTGGAGGAGCGCAGGCCGCCGCCCGTGGCAGGCGCCACGGCACACTAG
- a CDS encoding short-chain fatty acid transporter, whose protein sequence is MARLTAVFVALVRRFLPDPFVYAALLTFVALLGALLAGPASGATVPASWPEACLVAWFAGAFKILEFAMQMALMLVAGHALAEAPVVHRGLEALASRARNPQAALAVTVLVSLFACWLNWGFGLVVAALLAREMARNVAGLDFALVVAAAYSGFSVWASGLSSSIALTSATHGHALNFIEKQTGHVAPLSSTLFAPFNLVPVLVCAVALPLIFFLQKPAAEAVSAQEALKAPDVIEAVPAAPEGLAGTLEKLPLTTALALVVFAYLGVRLARGQLSPDLNTVIALFLALGMLLQPRALAYVRAWNKAAKSVGPLLLQYPLYGGIMGLISASSLVERLAHATAAVSTRHSFALLVFLSSNVVSLFVPSGGGHWAVQGPIVLPAAAQLGVSPAATAMAVAMGEQTANMIQPFWALPILAIAGLGVRDVMGYCVLTFLVTLSVFGLSLVIFT, encoded by the coding sequence ATGGCGCGGCTCACCGCAGTCTTCGTGGCGCTCGTCCGGCGCTTCCTGCCCGACCCGTTCGTCTACGCGGCGCTGCTCACCTTCGTGGCCCTGCTGGGCGCGCTCCTCGCCGGCCCGGCCTCCGGCGCGACGGTGCCCGCGAGCTGGCCCGAGGCCTGCCTGGTCGCCTGGTTCGCGGGCGCGTTCAAGATCCTCGAGTTCGCCATGCAGATGGCGCTGATGCTGGTGGCCGGGCACGCGCTCGCGGAGGCACCGGTCGTTCACCGCGGGCTCGAGGCGCTGGCGTCGCGCGCCAGGAACCCGCAGGCGGCGCTCGCGGTGACGGTGCTCGTGTCGCTGTTCGCCTGCTGGCTGAACTGGGGCTTCGGGCTCGTCGTGGCGGCGCTGCTCGCGCGGGAGATGGCGCGGAACGTGGCCGGCCTCGACTTCGCGCTCGTGGTCGCCGCGGCGTACTCGGGGTTCTCGGTCTGGGCGAGCGGGCTCTCGAGCTCGATCGCGCTCACCTCGGCCACGCACGGGCACGCGCTGAACTTCATCGAGAAGCAGACCGGCCACGTGGCGCCGCTCTCGAGCACGCTCTTCGCGCCCTTCAACCTGGTGCCGGTGCTCGTCTGCGCGGTCGCCCTGCCGCTGATCTTCTTCCTCCAGAAGCCTGCAGCCGAGGCGGTGAGTGCGCAGGAAGCGCTGAAGGCACCGGACGTCATCGAGGCGGTGCCTGCGGCCCCGGAGGGTCTGGCCGGCACGCTGGAAAAGCTCCCGCTGACGACGGCGCTGGCGCTGGTGGTGTTCGCGTACCTCGGCGTGCGGCTCGCGCGCGGACAGCTCTCGCCGGATCTGAACACGGTGATCGCGCTCTTCCTCGCGCTGGGGATGCTCCTGCAGCCGCGCGCGCTGGCGTACGTGCGCGCGTGGAACAAGGCGGCGAAGAGCGTGGGGCCGCTCTTGCTGCAGTACCCGCTCTACGGCGGGATCATGGGGCTCATCTCGGCGTCGTCGCTGGTGGAGCGGCTCGCGCACGCGACGGCGGCCGTGTCCACGCGGCACAGCTTCGCGCTGCTGGTCTTCCTCTCGAGCAACGTGGTGAGCCTCTTCGTGCCCTCGGGTGGCGGGCACTGGGCGGTGCAGGGGCCGATCGTGTTGCCCGCGGCGGCGCAGCTCGGGGTCTCACCCGCAGCGACGGCGATGGCCGTGGCCATGGGCGAGCAGACGGCGAACATGATCCAGCCCTTCTGGGCGCTGCCGATCCTGGCGATCGCCGGCCTCGGCGTGCGCGACGTGATGGGCTACTGCGTGCTCACGTTCCTGGTGACGCTCAGCGTGTTCGGGCTCTCGCTGGTGATCTTCACTTAG